A window of Costertonia aggregata contains these coding sequences:
- a CDS encoding peroxiredoxin yields MGLKIGDTIPEFSLRDQNGNTFSTTEWVGKKPLVIYFYPKDNTPGCTAEACSFRDSYEEFTELGAEVIGISSDTENSHQKFTEKHNLPFILLADTQNKVRRLFKVEKSLFILPGRETYVVDKQGEIIMVFNNVTANQHVKRALKALKKIV; encoded by the coding sequence ATGGGACTAAAAATAGGGGACACAATTCCAGAGTTTTCGTTGCGCGACCAAAACGGTAACACATTTTCCACTACAGAATGGGTAGGCAAAAAACCTTTGGTCATTTATTTTTATCCAAAAGACAATACGCCGGGCTGTACTGCCGAGGCCTGTTCATTTAGGGATAGTTATGAGGAATTCACCGAACTCGGTGCAGAAGTCATAGGTATAAGTTCGGATACTGAAAATAGCCATCAAAAGTTTACCGAAAAGCATAACCTTCCCTTCATTCTTTTGGCGGATACCCAAAACAAGGTAAGACGGCTTTTCAAAGTAGAAAAGAGTCTGTTTATTCTGCCAGGCCGGGAAACCTATGTTGTTGATAAGCAGGGTGAAATTATTATGGTTTTCAATAACGTAACGGCAAACCAGCACGTGAAGAGGGCTTTAAAAGCCTTAAAAAAAATCGTATGA
- a CDS encoding HAD family hydrolase translates to MRHPSTYKMLCSDLDGTLLTTKSDVSHFTVSQISKIKEQVRIILVSARMPKSMKYVQRDLGIDEQPIICYNGALVLDGKKEIHSIFIQIDALSQIHLLAEKNNVQLGIYCNDEWYVEKDSERVQKEIRYTKANPVFKNTLETILDLKKRKLGAHKIMLMGTKQKVDIIFPILRNSLGNILHFYRSNDTLIEVAPKSVSKLSAIKLLLKKEETLANVIAFGDNYNDLEMLKNVGCGVAVANARHEVKKTAKHITLSNIEDGVAHFVKGHLII, encoded by the coding sequence TTGAGACATCCATCCACTTATAAAATGCTTTGTTCGGACCTTGACGGTACATTATTGACTACCAAAAGTGATGTTTCGCATTTTACCGTTTCACAAATTTCGAAAATCAAGGAGCAAGTACGTATAATTTTGGTTTCGGCCCGTATGCCAAAATCCATGAAGTATGTCCAAAGAGACTTGGGTATTGATGAACAGCCCATAATTTGTTATAACGGTGCTTTGGTTTTGGATGGAAAAAAAGAGATACACTCCATATTCATACAAATTGATGCATTATCGCAAATTCACTTATTGGCCGAAAAAAATAACGTTCAACTGGGTATATATTGCAATGATGAATGGTATGTGGAAAAAGATTCTGAGCGAGTTCAAAAAGAGATAAGATATACCAAGGCAAATCCCGTTTTTAAGAATACCTTGGAAACTATCCTTGATTTGAAAAAAAGAAAATTAGGCGCACACAAAATCATGCTAATGGGAACAAAACAAAAGGTGGACATTATATTTCCCATACTACGAAATAGCTTAGGAAATATACTTCACTTTTATCGTTCCAACGATACTTTGATCGAAGTAGCCCCGAAAAGTGTTTCAAAACTATCAGCTATCAAGCTTTTACTCAAAAAAGAGGAAACATTGGCCAATGTCATAGCCTTTGGCGATAATTACAATGACCTGGAAATGTTGAAAAATGTTGGCTGTGGCGTAGCCGTGGCCAATGCCAGGCACGAAGTAAAGAAAACCGCCAAACACATAACTTTATCAAATATAGAAGACGGCGTAGCACATTTTGTAAAAGGGCATCTTATTATTTGA
- a CDS encoding TIGR03643 family protein: MKKEFTTRELDRIIEMAWEDRTPFDAITFQFGISEQETIEIMRREMKPSSFRMWRKRVQGRSTKHAKLRSGDIDRFKCSRQKNISGNKISKR; the protein is encoded by the coding sequence ATGAAGAAAGAATTTACAACAAGGGAATTGGACCGTATAATTGAAATGGCATGGGAAGACCGTACACCTTTTGATGCCATAACCTTTCAGTTTGGTATTTCGGAACAGGAAACCATTGAAATCATGCGGCGCGAAATGAAGCCGAGTAGTTTTCGCATGTGGCGCAAACGAGTACAGGGCAGAAGCACAAAACACGCTAAGCTACGCTCGGGGGACATTGACCGTTTTAAATGCAGTCGCCAAAAAAACATATCGGGCAATAAGATTTCCAAACGTTAG
- a CDS encoding DUF4369 domain-containing protein: protein MKNILFFAVIGLLLISCNTDTPQTMTVTGNVKGLKKGTLYLQHVPDTVLVNVDSLQINGDGNFTFKTELESPEIFYLYLDKKDNNDINDRITFFGEPGMITINTTWNTFDLNAKIEGSATQKKLDEYRKNMTRFNKKNLDYFTVASDPDIKSDSLAVDSIQKLSDKNVQRSYAFALNYALNNTDSYIAPYIALNEVSDANIKYLDSINNNLTAEVANSKYGKALQRYLDKLKTN, encoded by the coding sequence ATGAAAAATATCTTGTTTTTTGCCGTAATCGGTCTTTTATTGATTTCTTGCAATACCGATACTCCCCAGACCATGACCGTTACCGGAAACGTTAAGGGTTTGAAAAAAGGAACGTTGTACCTTCAACATGTACCGGATACCGTTTTGGTCAACGTAGATTCCCTTCAAATAAACGGGGACGGAAATTTTACTTTTAAAACCGAATTGGAAAGTCCCGAAATATTTTATCTATACCTTGACAAAAAAGATAATAACGATATAAATGACAGAATCACCTTTTTCGGGGAACCTGGCATGATAACCATAAACACTACTTGGAACACGTTTGATTTAAATGCGAAAATCGAAGGGTCTGCCACACAAAAAAAACTGGATGAATACCGGAAAAATATGACACGGTTCAACAAAAAAAATCTAGATTACTTTACCGTAGCCTCTGACCCGGACATAAAAAGCGATTCTTTGGCGGTAGATTCCATTCAAAAGTTAAGCGATAAAAATGTGCAAAGAAGTTATGCATTTGCGTTAAATTATGCCCTTAACAATACAGATTCTTACATAGCACCATACATTGCATTAAATGAGGTATCCGATGCCAATATAAAGTATTTAGACTCTATCAATAACAACCTGACCGCTGAAGTCGCAAATTCTAAATATGGTAAAGCACTTCAAAGATATTTGGATAAACTAAAAACCAATTAA
- a CDS encoding S1/P1 nuclease produces the protein MKRVTIVLFLAMHLSFANTVIWSKTGHRVVGSVAQKHLSRKAKKAIDKLLDGQSLAAVSNFADEIKADRSFRKFNAWHYVNFPLYAKYGDETPSEYGDVITGIEKCIEIIKNETSSRADKAFYLKMLVHLVGDLHQPMHVGRLADKGGNDIQVVWFGRGSNLHKVWDLNLIEDHGMSYTELASSLPRLSKPRIKAMQQGDIYDWVEESQDIASKLYESVQVGEKLGYRYRYVWWDTVEAQLQKGGVRLAAVLNRIYE, from the coding sequence ATGAAGCGGGTAACCATAGTTTTATTTTTAGCAATGCACCTATCGTTCGCAAATACGGTGATTTGGTCAAAAACCGGACATAGAGTCGTTGGTAGCGTAGCTCAAAAGCATCTGAGCAGAAAGGCAAAAAAAGCTATTGACAAGCTCTTGGATGGACAAAGTTTGGCAGCGGTATCCAACTTTGCAGATGAAATAAAAGCGGATAGAAGCTTTAGAAAGTTCAACGCATGGCATTACGTGAATTTTCCGTTGTATGCAAAATACGGGGATGAAACACCCAGCGAGTATGGTGATGTTATCACAGGTATTGAAAAATGTATTGAAATTATTAAGAACGAAACCAGTTCCAGAGCGGATAAAGCCTTTTATCTAAAAATGTTGGTGCATTTGGTTGGTGACCTACATCAACCCATGCACGTAGGTCGGTTGGCGGACAAAGGCGGTAACGATATACAGGTAGTATGGTTCGGCAGGGGAAGTAACCTGCATAAGGTATGGGACTTGAACTTGATAGAGGACCATGGTATGAGTTATACTGAATTGGCCAGTTCACTCCCACGATTGAGCAAACCCCGAATAAAAGCAATGCAACAGGGAGATATTTATGACTGGGTAGAGGAATCCCAAGATATCGCCAGTAAGTTATATGAATCCGTACAGGTAGGCGAGAAGTTGGGATATCGATACAGATACGTTTGGTGGGATACGGTAGAGGCTCAACTGCAAAAAGGCGGAGTGCGTTTGGCAGCTGTCTTGAACCGTATTTACGAATAA
- a CDS encoding alpha/beta hydrolase, whose product MKNLLLVFLIMPFTLVIGQNIISEEIQLKNGGIHLPGTLSYPDSEEKVPLVIFVHGSGNIDRNGNQAGTPVKADYIKILADSLNQEGIAFYRYDKRTATPSNLNKLESITLSDFVLDAKMAIDFFSNDGRFNSIVLIGHSQGSLVAMLSVTDAVDGFISLGGPSQSIDKVFIAQLSKQNKAFESVVRQHLEELATTDTIQKVNPFLTSIFAPKNQKFIADWMKYHPKKEIEKLTLPILIINGDVDLQVTVEDAENLHKANANSRLQIIPKMNHVLKIVNSMEENIRAYSDKSVPLSTELISTITDFIKKTN is encoded by the coding sequence ATGAAAAACCTTCTACTTGTTTTCTTGATCATGCCCTTTACCCTAGTGATAGGACAAAATATCATTTCAGAAGAAATACAATTAAAAAACGGTGGGATTCATCTGCCCGGCACTCTGAGCTATCCAGATTCAGAAGAAAAAGTACCCTTGGTGATTTTTGTACATGGGTCCGGGAACATAGACCGAAATGGAAACCAAGCAGGAACTCCAGTAAAGGCCGATTATATCAAAATTTTGGCCGATAGCCTAAACCAAGAAGGAATTGCTTTTTACAGATATGACAAAAGAACCGCCACGCCATCTAACTTAAACAAGCTGGAAAGCATTACATTGTCCGATTTTGTTTTGGATGCTAAAATGGCCATTGATTTTTTTTCCAATGATGGGCGATTCAATTCCATTGTTCTTATAGGCCATAGCCAAGGCTCCTTGGTGGCCATGTTGAGCGTTACCGATGCTGTTGATGGTTTTATTTCCTTGGGAGGGCCCAGCCAGTCAATAGACAAGGTTTTTATAGCTCAATTAAGCAAACAGAACAAAGCGTTTGAAAGTGTGGTACGGCAACATTTGGAGGAGTTGGCCACAACGGATACCATCCAAAAAGTAAATCCGTTTTTAACCTCCATATTTGCCCCGAAAAACCAAAAATTCATAGCGGATTGGATGAAGTATCATCCAAAAAAAGAAATCGAGAAGTTAACCCTCCCTATCTTGATAATAAACGGTGATGTTGATTTACAGGTTACGGTAGAAGATGCCGAAAATCTTCATAAGGCGAATGCCAATAGCCGATTGCAGATTATCCCTAAAATGAACCATGTGCTGAAAATCGTAAATTCAATGGAAGAAAATATTAGGGCCTACTCGGACAAGAGTGTGCCACTTTCTACCGAATTGATTTCTACAATTACTGATTTCATTAAGAAAACCAACTAA
- a CDS encoding type I phosphomannose isomerase catalytic subunit, translating to MSLYPLKFRPILKERLWGGSKLKEILEKPVQNDTTGESWELSGVKGDVSVVANGELKGKSLQDLIDDYPETLMGKRIFERFGNEFPILIKFIDAKKDLSIQLHPNDALARARHDSFGKTEMWYVMDADTDANLIIGFNKDVTKEEYSQSLKDDTLLNLLNYEPVKEGDTFFINTGKIHAIGAGVLLAEIQQTSDITYRVFDFKRKDKNGNLRELHTELALDAIDYSKKNDFKVNYPKETNTPNSMVDCPYFKTRFMHLTQELIQDVSQRDSFTIYMCVNGIAQIENDFAAETVTKGETILVPASSTKIRIKTNDAQLLEVTV from the coding sequence ATGAGCCTATATCCCTTAAAATTCAGACCTATTTTAAAAGAACGGCTATGGGGCGGTTCCAAACTTAAAGAAATTTTAGAAAAACCTGTTCAAAACGATACTACGGGCGAAAGTTGGGAACTTTCTGGTGTTAAGGGAGATGTTTCGGTTGTTGCAAATGGGGAGCTAAAAGGAAAATCACTTCAGGACTTGATCGATGACTATCCGGAAACACTTATGGGGAAGCGTATTTTTGAGCGTTTTGGAAACGAATTTCCCATATTGATAAAGTTTATCGATGCCAAAAAGGACCTTTCCATACAACTGCACCCCAATGATGCACTGGCCAGGGCACGGCACGATTCTTTTGGTAAAACCGAGATGTGGTATGTTATGGATGCGGATACCGATGCAAACCTTATCATAGGTTTCAATAAAGATGTCACAAAAGAAGAATATTCGCAAAGCTTAAAAGATGATACGCTGTTGAACTTGCTGAATTACGAACCCGTGAAAGAAGGTGATACTTTTTTCATCAACACAGGGAAAATACATGCTATCGGAGCAGGGGTTTTATTGGCTGAGATTCAACAGACTTCCGATATAACCTACAGGGTCTTTGATTTTAAAAGAAAGGATAAAAACGGAAATTTAAGGGAACTCCATACTGAACTGGCCTTGGATGCCATAGATTACTCCAAAAAGAATGATTTTAAGGTGAATTATCCTAAAGAGACCAACACTCCCAATAGCATGGTAGACTGCCCGTACTTCAAAACAAGGTTTATGCACTTGACCCAAGAATTGATTCAGGATGTTTCTCAAAGAGATTCATTCACGATTTACATGTGCGTAAATGGCATCGCCCAAATTGAAAACGATTTCGCTGCCGAAACTGTAACCAAGGGGGAAACTATTTTAGTACCTGCATCCAGTACTAAAATACGTATCAAAACAAATGATGCACAGCTTTTGGAAGTTACCGTATAG
- a CDS encoding DUF5916 domain-containing protein — MIRRLVSLTFLFFTVLIFSQSQTKSFTVKFISETIVPDGIMDEPIWEKAELVNEFQQYFPTDNKSAEFQTEIKMLVSKTTLYVGLKVYTPGDDYVIPSLERDFRAGGNDNISIMFDTFNDGTNAFLFGTNPYGVRREALISNGGGENGSFTTSWDVKWKGDAQMYDGYYTAEMAIPLTSFKFTEGETKWRFQSYRFDMQNNETSSWYPVPQNQSIFSLAFMGDMVFERPLGKSRTPLALIPYINTISEKDFEGDEGDTRFKVGGDAKVAIGNGMNLDITVNPDFSNVEVDNIFTNLTRFEISLPERRQFFVDNNDLFGNFGGGRDANPFFSRRIGIATDTEGNSVENDIIGGIRLSGKLNDNLRLGFLNIQTDKDESREIASNNNMMLALQQKVFSRSNIGMFFINRQAFGNEDFLTPDEKYNRVIGIDYNLASADNTWNGKVYAHKSFQPGDTKGNFSTGANLGRNTRYWSIFSDWVYVDEDFQSDLGFIRRKDIVKGVASIQRRFWPKKGPINNHGLEVFPVIIWRPGLDFQKTDHTFNANYSFEMKNLSEFGVEFSNRFIFLTDSFDPTGSDDGLELPGNQGYHFNAVSFGYQSNRAKVLAFEGESSIGRFFNGDRFSIRGEAILRLQPKVRIGLNVNYDRISLPEPFPSADLWLISPTANITFSKSIFWSTIFQYSNQRDNLGINSRLQWRFAPLSDLFIVYNDNYAVNIFEPKFRSINLKLTYWLNI; from the coding sequence ATGATAAGAAGGCTAGTTTCCCTTACATTCTTATTTTTTACCGTACTTATTTTCAGTCAAAGCCAAACTAAATCATTTACCGTAAAATTCATATCAGAAACCATAGTTCCCGATGGCATAATGGACGAGCCCATATGGGAAAAGGCAGAACTTGTCAATGAATTTCAACAATACTTTCCTACCGATAATAAATCTGCGGAATTCCAGACCGAAATAAAGATGTTGGTCAGTAAAACCACACTCTATGTTGGGTTAAAAGTATACACCCCTGGCGATGATTATGTCATTCCCTCCCTAGAGCGGGATTTTAGGGCCGGAGGCAATGATAACATAAGTATCATGTTCGATACTTTTAACGACGGCACCAATGCTTTTCTTTTTGGGACAAACCCGTATGGTGTGAGGAGAGAGGCCTTAATTTCTAACGGCGGAGGCGAAAATGGTAGTTTTACCACATCTTGGGATGTAAAATGGAAAGGTGATGCCCAAATGTACGACGGCTATTACACAGCAGAAATGGCCATACCTTTGACTTCTTTTAAATTTACCGAGGGCGAGACCAAATGGCGTTTTCAAAGCTACAGGTTTGATATGCAAAACAACGAAACCAGTTCTTGGTATCCGGTACCGCAAAATCAATCTATCTTCAGTTTGGCTTTTATGGGCGATATGGTTTTTGAGCGGCCCTTAGGCAAATCAAGAACCCCTTTGGCCCTAATTCCATACATCAATACAATTTCAGAGAAAGATTTTGAAGGCGATGAGGGCGACACCCGTTTTAAGGTGGGTGGTGATGCCAAAGTGGCCATAGGTAATGGTATGAACCTTGATATTACCGTTAACCCGGATTTCTCGAATGTAGAGGTTGACAATATCTTCACCAATCTTACCCGCTTTGAAATCTCGTTGCCTGAACGTAGACAGTTTTTTGTGGATAATAATGACCTTTTCGGAAACTTTGGCGGTGGTCGGGATGCGAATCCTTTTTTTTCAAGACGTATCGGTATTGCCACTGATACTGAAGGGAATTCCGTAGAAAACGATATCATAGGTGGTATTCGTTTAAGCGGAAAGTTGAACGACAATTTAAGGCTGGGTTTTTTGAACATACAAACGGACAAGGATGAGAGCCGAGAAATCGCATCAAACAACAATATGATGCTGGCCCTGCAACAAAAAGTATTCTCCCGCTCCAATATAGGTATGTTTTTTATCAATAGGCAGGCCTTTGGGAATGAAGATTTTTTGACGCCTGATGAAAAATATAACCGCGTAATAGGTATAGACTATAACTTGGCCTCTGCCGACAATACGTGGAACGGCAAAGTGTATGCACATAAATCTTTTCAACCTGGAGATACCAAAGGAAACTTTTCTACTGGTGCAAATCTAGGCCGTAATACCCGGTATTGGTCCATATTTTCAGATTGGGTCTACGTTGATGAGGATTTTCAATCGGATTTGGGTTTTATACGAAGAAAGGATATTGTTAAGGGTGTAGCATCTATCCAACGTAGGTTTTGGCCCAAAAAAGGCCCCATCAACAATCATGGTCTTGAAGTTTTTCCAGTAATTATATGGCGACCCGGTCTTGATTTTCAAAAAACCGACCACACCTTTAATGCAAATTATAGTTTCGAGATGAAAAATCTTTCCGAATTCGGGGTAGAGTTTTCAAATCGGTTTATTTTCTTAACCGACTCTTTTGATCCTACAGGTTCTGATGATGGTCTAGAACTTCCTGGTAATCAAGGATATCATTTTAATGCAGTAAGTTTTGGCTATCAATCCAATAGGGCCAAAGTTTTGGCTTTTGAAGGTGAAAGCTCTATCGGTAGATTTTTTAACGGTGATAGATTCTCTATTAGAGGTGAAGCCATCCTAAGGCTACAACCCAAAGTACGAATAGGCCTAAATGTGAATTATGACAGGATTTCGCTACCTGAACCATTTCCCAGTGCAGATTTATGGTTGATAAGCCCAACAGCAAATATAACATTTAGTAAGTCTATTTTTTGGTCCACCATATTTCAATACAGTAATCAAAGGGATAATCTAGGTATCAACTCCCGTTTACAATGGCGTTTTGCCCCGCTATCCGATCTGTTCATTGTATATAATGACAATTATGCGGTAAATATATTTGAGCCCAAGTTTCGTTCCATCAACTTAAAATTGACCTATTGGTTGAATATTTAG
- a CDS encoding DUF819 family protein, with product MNEPLVSNDTVVFGLLTLCLGFIFYTSSLKSGFWKKFYNIVPAVLMCYLLPALLASAGLISDKTSNLYFVASRYLLPAALVLMTLSIDLKAIANLGSKAIIMFLTGSVGIIIGGPLAILIVSIFSPETVGGNDFDAIWRGLSTIAGSWIGGGANQAAMLEIFQYNPEKYGGMVLVDIVVANVWMAVILLGVGKTKRIDRWLKADTSAIETLKIKVTEFTEKITRVPTLNDYMMLLFFAFTATGMAHFFGDTISEYLSLNFEMVSDKKSFASFLGSQFFWMVVIATLAGISLSFTKAKNYEGAGASKIGGMFIYILVATIGMKMDLGKVLENPGLIAIGFIWIAFHAGLLIVMAKLIKAPYFFLAVGSQANVGGAASAPVVAAEFHPSLTSVGVLLAVFGYVVGTGGALLCAYLMEVASNV from the coding sequence ATGAACGAACCGTTAGTAAGCAATGACACCGTAGTATTTGGATTATTGACCTTATGCCTAGGGTTTATTTTTTATACCTCATCCTTAAAATCGGGGTTTTGGAAAAAATTCTACAATATAGTCCCTGCGGTATTGATGTGCTATCTACTACCTGCCCTTTTGGCCAGTGCCGGCCTGATTTCAGATAAAACCTCAAATCTGTATTTCGTGGCCAGTAGATATTTACTCCCTGCCGCTCTGGTTTTAATGACATTGAGCATAGACCTCAAAGCCATTGCGAACTTGGGCTCAAAGGCAATAATCATGTTTCTTACCGGGAGTGTGGGGATAATCATTGGTGGACCATTGGCGATACTTATCGTTTCCATTTTTTCCCCTGAAACTGTTGGCGGTAATGATTTTGATGCTATCTGGAGAGGACTCTCTACCATAGCGGGGAGTTGGATCGGTGGTGGTGCCAACCAAGCAGCCATGCTCGAAATCTTTCAATACAACCCAGAAAAATATGGCGGTATGGTACTGGTAGATATTGTTGTAGCTAATGTCTGGATGGCTGTTATTCTTCTAGGCGTGGGTAAAACAAAACGAATTGACCGTTGGTTGAAAGCCGATACATCTGCTATTGAGACTCTTAAAATCAAAGTAACGGAATTCACCGAAAAAATTACCCGTGTACCTACGTTGAACGATTATATGATGTTACTCTTTTTTGCATTTACGGCTACAGGCATGGCCCACTTTTTTGGTGACACCATTAGCGAATACTTAAGTCTGAATTTTGAAATGGTAAGCGATAAAAAAAGTTTTGCATCCTTTTTAGGTTCCCAGTTTTTTTGGATGGTAGTTATTGCCACATTGGCAGGAATCTCACTTTCGTTTACTAAAGCAAAAAATTATGAAGGTGCCGGAGCAAGCAAGATAGGTGGCATGTTCATTTATATACTTGTGGCCACCATAGGAATGAAAATGGATCTTGGCAAGGTGCTGGAAAACCCAGGGTTGATAGCGATAGGTTTTATATGGATAGCATTTCATGCCGGATTGCTCATTGTTATGGCAAAGTTGATCAAAGCACCCTACTTTTTTTTGGCGGTAGGCAGTCAGGCCAATGTGGGCGGTGCTGCATCGGCACCTGTAGTTGCCGCAGAATTTCATCCTTCGTTAACTTCGGTAGGTGTATTGTTGGCCGTTTTTGGTTATGTCGTGGGAACAGGTGGAGCGTTACTTTGTGCTTACCTTATGGAAGTTGCTTCAAATGTTTAG
- a CDS encoding transglycosylase domain-containing protein has translation MILKKVRPKFLRYSIILLSVILLFGSLFFLSVYIGAWGKLPDKKELSNLEYQRASEVYSADSVLIGKYYLFDRQPVSYENFPKHLLDALVAIEDERFFEHSGIDYKSLLRVGVKSILMQDQSAGGGSTLTQQLAKNLYPRRNRKESNLAVHKIKEMIIASRLEDSYSKKEILTHYLNTVSFGDNTFGIESASLKFFNKKTKQLTIEEAAVLVGMLKATYGYNPRVFPGNSLARRNLVLGAMGKNGYLKSYSLDSLIAIPITLDYRNFDYTDGLAPYFREEVRKQLLQWVQDQNDNGSDYNIYTSGLKIYTTLDYTMQQLAEKSMEQHMAVLQKNFEKSYGNNAPWTTDKKLIEKLVKRTSNYKKLKALGLPEKQIMDSLSKKKKMTLADWDRDMVMDVSTIDSVKHYMKFLNTGSLAIEAKTGAVKTWIGGVSFKHFKYDHVSQSQRQVGSTFKPIVYTAALESGIEPCTYFSAQEIAYKNLKGWSPSNSGNKDEGYLNYSMEEALSNSVNTVSVKILEKTGIPKILEQAKNMGITAELPQQPSLALGTGEIKITQLAGAYASFINDGIPAKPFLITAITTKKDSVLAIFKPKMAEKRAFSEENGQIMLEMMKATIDDGTASRIRSTYLLNNAIAGKTGTTQNNKDAWFVAVTPKLVHVSWVGLDNHEIGFKSTALGQGANAALPLFALWMQKLNSNKKFDSYTKASFPKASESVLEKLDCKPIKRDGFFKRLFKNPNKKKTKKFKNKD, from the coding sequence TTGATACTAAAAAAAGTAAGACCAAAATTTCTCAGGTATTCAATAATACTACTATCCGTAATTTTATTGTTCGGGTCGCTGTTTTTTTTGAGTGTATATATTGGCGCATGGGGCAAATTGCCCGACAAAAAAGAACTCTCCAATTTAGAATATCAAAGAGCTTCCGAAGTGTACTCCGCAGATAGTGTTCTTATCGGCAAGTACTATTTGTTCGACAGGCAACCTGTAAGCTATGAAAACTTTCCGAAACATTTGTTGGATGCCTTGGTGGCTATTGAAGACGAACGTTTTTTTGAACATTCGGGCATAGACTACAAAAGTTTGCTGCGTGTGGGTGTAAAATCTATTTTGATGCAAGACCAATCTGCCGGTGGCGGTAGTACGTTGACACAACAACTGGCCAAAAACCTATATCCTAGGCGCAACCGAAAGGAGTCCAATTTAGCGGTTCACAAAATAAAAGAAATGATTATCGCTTCACGTCTGGAAGATAGTTACTCCAAAAAAGAAATATTGACCCACTACCTGAATACCGTTTCATTTGGCGACAATACTTTTGGGATAGAAAGTGCCTCTTTAAAGTTTTTTAATAAAAAAACAAAGCAGCTTACCATTGAAGAAGCTGCTGTTCTAGTAGGTATGCTTAAAGCCACCTATGGCTATAATCCAAGGGTGTTCCCCGGTAACAGTCTCGCAAGAAGAAACCTTGTTTTGGGGGCAATGGGCAAAAACGGATATTTAAAATCATATTCGCTGGATAGCCTGATCGCTATTCCCATAACATTGGATTATAGAAACTTTGACTATACCGATGGGCTTGCACCTTATTTTAGGGAAGAAGTGCGTAAACAGTTATTGCAATGGGTACAAGACCAAAACGATAATGGATCCGATTATAACATCTACACTAGCGGATTGAAGATTTATACCACCTTGGATTACACCATGCAGCAACTGGCCGAAAAATCAATGGAGCAACATATGGCCGTTTTGCAAAAAAACTTTGAAAAAAGCTATGGAAACAATGCGCCATGGACTACCGATAAAAAACTCATAGAAAAGCTGGTAAAGAGAACATCTAATTATAAAAAATTAAAAGCTTTAGGCCTACCGGAAAAACAAATAATGGATTCCCTTTCCAAGAAAAAGAAAATGACCCTGGCAGATTGGGACAGGGATATGGTTATGGATGTAAGCACTATCGACAGTGTAAAACATTACATGAAATTCTTGAACACAGGCTCTCTAGCAATCGAAGCAAAAACGGGAGCGGTAAAAACATGGATCGGTGGCGTGAGTTTCAAGCACTTTAAATATGATCATGTTTCGCAAAGCCAACGTCAGGTGGGTTCTACGTTCAAACCTATTGTATATACGGCAGCCCTGGAAAGCGGCATAGAGCCCTGTACCTACTTTTCTGCCCAAGAAATAGCATACAAAAACCTCAAAGGATGGAGCCCCAGCAATTCCGGCAATAAAGATGAAGGATACCTTAATTACTCTATGGAAGAAGCGTTGAGCAACTCAGTAAACACGGTATCGGTCAAAATATTGGAAAAAACGGGAATCCCTAAAATTTTGGAACAGGCCAAAAACATGGGTATTACTGCGGAACTCCCTCAGCAGCCCTCCTTGGCGTTGGGCACGGGCGAAATAAAAATAACCCAATTGGCAGGTGCCTATGCCAGTTTTATCAATGACGGCATACCTGCAAAGCCATTTTTGATAACTGCTATAACTACCAAAAAAGACTCGGTTCTAGCTATTTTTAAACCGAAGATGGCAGAAAAAAGAGCTTTTTCAGAAGAAAATGGGCAAATTATGCTAGAAATGATGAAAGCCACCATTGATGACGGCACCGCATCCAGAATTAGATCTACTTACCTATTGAACAATGCCATAGCTGGCAAGACTGGTACTACGCAAAACAACAAAGACGCCTGGTTCGTAGCGGTAACCCCAAAACTCGTTCATGTAAGTTGGGTTGGCCTGGACAACCACGAAATCGGCTTTAAAAGCACGGCTCTGGGACAGGGTGCCAACGCCGCCCTTCCCCTATTTGCGCTTTGGATGCAAAAATTAAATTCCAATAAAAAATTTGACTCCTACACCAAGGCGTCCTTTCCCAAGGCCAGCGAATCGGTTTTGGAAAAACTGGATTGCAAGCCGATAAAAAGAGACGGTTTCTTTAAGCGCCTTTTTAAAAATCCGAATAAAAAGAAGACAAAAAAGTTTAAAAATAAAGATTGA